One genomic window of Candidatus Nitrospira inopinata includes the following:
- a CDS encoding phosphomannomutase/phosphoglucomutase, with the protein MGLFREYDLRGIVGQELTEAVAERLGRAYATYVREKGVTTISLGRDGRTSSPSLHQALLHGLLASGLDVVDIGVCTSPLVYFSLFTLPVGGGIMITGSHNAAEYNGFKICVGKGAIHGEEIQELRRVMEGDAFVSGAGRLVEREIIPDYLAYLRRSFETVDASHLHVVIDCGNGAASLVAEQALKLLGCKVTTLYGDLDGRFPNHHPDPTVLENLSDLMRAVKQHGADVGIGYDGDADRIGAVDERGEVLWGDKLLVLYSREILAEKPGATIISEVKASQSLYDDVARRGGRPIMWKTGHSLIKAKMKEESAVLAGEMSGHMFFADRYFGYDDAVYASCRLVEILAKRKKPLSVLVADLPPTVVTPEIRVDLPDAIKFEVVRSIQTQCERYIEERQASRSDGLRLRELITIDGVRAIFDDGWGLIRASNTQPALVLRFEAVSPAKLDAIRSFIEDELASARRTLGC; encoded by the coding sequence ATGGGACTCTTTCGCGAATATGATCTGCGCGGCATCGTCGGTCAGGAATTGACCGAGGCCGTCGCCGAACGGTTGGGGCGCGCGTATGCGACCTATGTCAGGGAAAAGGGCGTGACGACGATCAGTCTGGGCCGAGATGGAAGGACCAGTTCGCCCTCGCTTCACCAAGCCTTGCTTCACGGTCTGCTCGCCAGCGGGCTGGACGTCGTTGACATTGGCGTCTGCACCTCGCCGCTCGTCTATTTTTCGCTGTTCACGTTGCCGGTCGGCGGCGGAATCATGATCACGGGGAGCCACAACGCCGCCGAGTATAACGGGTTCAAGATCTGCGTGGGCAAGGGGGCGATTCACGGCGAGGAAATTCAAGAGTTGCGGCGCGTGATGGAAGGGGACGCCTTCGTTTCCGGCGCCGGACGGCTGGTCGAGCGCGAGATCATTCCGGATTATCTGGCCTATCTTCGCCGGAGCTTTGAGACAGTGGACGCGAGTCATTTGCATGTCGTGATCGATTGCGGCAACGGCGCCGCCTCTCTCGTGGCCGAGCAGGCGCTGAAACTGTTGGGATGCAAGGTCACGACGTTGTACGGCGATCTGGACGGACGCTTTCCCAACCATCATCCCGACCCCACGGTGTTGGAAAATCTGTCGGATCTGATGAGGGCGGTCAAACAACACGGCGCGGACGTGGGGATCGGGTATGACGGCGACGCGGACCGCATCGGTGCGGTGGACGAGCGCGGCGAGGTCTTGTGGGGGGATAAGCTCTTGGTTCTGTATTCGCGCGAGATTTTGGCCGAGAAACCGGGGGCGACGATCATCTCGGAGGTCAAGGCCTCGCAAAGCCTCTACGACGATGTCGCCAGGCGGGGCGGGCGTCCGATCATGTGGAAGACCGGCCATTCGTTGATCAAGGCCAAGATGAAGGAGGAATCGGCGGTGTTGGCCGGCGAGATGTCCGGGCACATGTTTTTTGCCGATCGGTACTTCGGCTATGACGACGCCGTCTATGCGTCGTGCCGGCTCGTCGAGATCCTGGCAAAAAGGAAGAAGCCGCTCTCGGTGTTGGTCGCCGACCTCCCTCCGACCGTGGTCACTCCGGAGATCCGTGTGGACTTGCCCGATGCGATCAAATTCGAGGTGGTCCGGTCGATCCAAACACAATGTGAACGGTATATCGAGGAGCGGCAAGCAAGCCGGTCCGATGGTCTCAGGCTCCGGGAGCTTATCACCATTGACGGAGTTCGAGCGATCTTCGACGACGGGTGGGGATTGATCAGGGCTTCCAATACCCAGCCTGCGCTGGTATTGCGGTTTGAGGCGGTCTCCCCGGCGAAACTCGACGCCATTCGTTCCTTCATCGAGGACGAATTGGCTTCCGCGAGACGGACGCTCGGCTGTTAG
- a CDS encoding mannose-1-phosphate guanylyltransferase/mannose-6-phosphate isomerase, whose product MAMRGGRTQGSDFKARLYPVIMAGGSGTRFWPLSRHLFPKQLLRIGGEDTLIRQTMRRVLGCAPARNVLISTNGSQAELIRIQLADWKDDVKDNYVLEPEGRNTAPAIALAAIEVQSRNPDGLMLVVPADHVVTGQREFEIAVALAARLAEEDYLVTFGIKPIRPETGYGYIKPNDKTVLGSLGRLRGYRVRQFVEKPDAVKAARYLKAGSYYWNSGMFVWKASTILDEIRRHQPALAEVMDRIRQLKASGAPASSVDEAYRGAASVSIDNGVMERSSKAAMVPVSFRWSDVGSWGSLDEVAVKNKAGNILNGRVVDLDSADSIVYADRRVVATIGLKDMVVVDTPDATLVCPKARAQDVKKVVEVLKRQQAPEHLEHLTVQRPWGSYTVLEEGPGFKVKRVTVDPGGRLSLQLHHQRSEHWVVIAGRARVTRGAEVFELGVGQSTAIPVETPHRLENPGHETLHIIEVQNGPYLGEDDIVRFKDDYGRKVEHS is encoded by the coding sequence ATGGCGATGCGCGGTGGACGGACTCAAGGAAGTGACTTTAAGGCCCGCCTGTACCCGGTCATCATGGCGGGCGGCAGCGGAACGAGATTTTGGCCGTTGAGTCGGCATTTGTTTCCCAAACAATTGTTGCGGATCGGCGGCGAGGACACGCTGATCCGGCAAACCATGCGGCGCGTGCTCGGATGCGCTCCGGCGCGCAACGTGCTGATTTCCACCAATGGCTCTCAGGCCGAATTGATTCGTATCCAATTGGCCGACTGGAAAGACGACGTCAAGGACAATTATGTGCTGGAGCCGGAGGGGCGAAATACGGCGCCCGCGATCGCATTGGCGGCGATCGAGGTCCAGTCGCGTAACCCGGACGGCTTGATGTTGGTCGTGCCGGCCGACCATGTGGTGACGGGACAGCGAGAGTTTGAGATCGCGGTCGCACTCGCGGCCCGACTGGCCGAAGAGGACTATCTGGTCACGTTCGGAATCAAGCCGATCAGGCCGGAAACCGGCTACGGCTACATCAAACCGAACGACAAGACAGTGCTTGGCAGTCTGGGGAGGCTTCGCGGCTATCGCGTCCGTCAATTCGTGGAGAAACCGGATGCCGTCAAGGCCGCCCGATATCTCAAGGCCGGTTCCTATTATTGGAACAGCGGGATGTTCGTCTGGAAAGCCTCGACGATTCTCGATGAAATCCGCCGGCATCAACCGGCCCTCGCGGAGGTGATGGATCGGATTCGGCAACTGAAGGCGTCCGGTGCGCCCGCCTCTTCGGTCGATGAAGCGTATCGCGGCGCGGCATCTGTTTCGATCGACAACGGCGTGATGGAACGATCATCGAAGGCGGCAATGGTGCCGGTCTCGTTCCGCTGGTCCGACGTCGGCAGTTGGGGCAGCTTGGACGAAGTGGCGGTCAAAAATAAGGCCGGCAACATTCTGAACGGGCGAGTCGTCGATCTCGACAGCGCCGACTCGATCGTGTACGCCGATCGTCGAGTGGTGGCGACGATCGGATTGAAAGACATGGTGGTCGTGGACACGCCGGACGCGACGCTCGTGTGCCCCAAGGCGCGGGCGCAGGACGTCAAAAAAGTCGTCGAAGTCCTCAAACGGCAACAGGCGCCGGAACACCTGGAACACCTGACGGTTCAGCGGCCATGGGGGTCCTACACGGTGCTGGAGGAGGGGCCCGGCTTCAAGGTCAAACGGGTTACGGTCGATCCGGGAGGCCGGCTCTCGCTGCAATTGCACCACCAACGGAGCGAACACTGGGTGGTGATCGCCGGCAGGGCTCGTGTGACGAGAGGGGCGGAGGTATTCGAACTGGGGGTCGGACAGAGCACGGCGATTCCGGTCGAGACGCCCCATCGATTGGAGAATCCCGGCCATGAGACGCTCCACATCATCGAAGTGCAGAACGGGCCCTATCTCGGAGAAGACGATATCGTGCGGTTTAAAGATGATTATGGAAGAAAGGTGGAGCATTCATAG
- a CDS encoding KdsC family phosphatase yields the protein MNSNIRRSAARRPAKRLLQHIRLFATDVDGVLTDAGMYYSESGDEWKKFNTRDGMGIKLLQKAGLITAIVTQERTRLVARRAEKLTIPEVHQGVTDKLSMIRDMASRYGLALDQVAYIGDDVNDLEALKAVGFSASPADGMPQVLQAVDYVCRKKGGEGAVREVVEMILEAQQPRRK from the coding sequence GTGAACTCGAACATTCGGCGGTCCGCCGCCAGGCGACCCGCCAAGAGGCTGCTGCAACACATCCGGCTGTTCGCCACGGATGTGGACGGAGTCTTGACCGACGCGGGCATGTATTATTCGGAGTCCGGCGACGAATGGAAGAAGTTCAACACGCGCGACGGCATGGGGATCAAGCTGCTTCAAAAAGCCGGTCTTATCACGGCGATCGTGACGCAGGAGCGGACACGATTGGTCGCGCGCCGGGCTGAAAAGCTCACAATCCCGGAGGTGCACCAGGGCGTGACGGACAAATTGTCCATGATCCGAGACATGGCATCCCGCTATGGCCTGGCGCTCGATCAGGTGGCCTATATCGGCGATGATGTGAACGATCTGGAAGCGCTCAAGGCCGTGGGGTTTTCCGCGTCACCAGCCGATGGGATGCCCCAAGTGCTGCAGGCCGTCGATTATGTGTGCCGCAAGAAGGGTGGGGAAGGGGCGGTCAGAGAAGTCGTCGAGATGATCTTAGAGGCGCAGCAACCTCGCCGAAAATGA
- the rfbD gene encoding dTDP-4-dehydrorhamnose reductase — MRVLVTGSGGQLGTALCRMLAGETVIPKDLPEFDLTRPDSEAQVLDAEPDVIIHAGAYTDVDGAEHKPDVAMAVNRDGTDRVARVAARTGARLIYVSTDYVFDGTGSIPYTEADAPNPINVYGLSKWRGEQAVLDSGADALVVRTAWLYGHHGKNFVKSIIRAARREESLKVVNDQRGCPTSADDLASAIGVLMTKNVGGIIHVTNQGDCTWHEFAVAIVQEIGLPVPVVPITTEQAGRAAKRPRFSVLNQDRLLSLGIVMPKWRQSLAAFVTAQAEAGP; from the coding sequence ATGAGGGTCTTGGTGACCGGTTCCGGCGGACAACTCGGCACCGCGCTTTGCCGGATGCTGGCGGGCGAAACGGTGATTCCCAAGGATCTGCCCGAGTTCGACCTGACACGGCCGGACAGTGAAGCGCAGGTGCTGGACGCGGAGCCGGACGTCATTATTCATGCCGGGGCGTATACCGATGTGGATGGAGCCGAGCACAAACCGGACGTGGCCATGGCCGTAAACCGGGATGGAACGGACCGAGTCGCGCGCGTCGCCGCCCGGACCGGAGCGCGCCTGATTTATGTGTCCACCGACTATGTGTTCGACGGAACCGGCTCGATTCCCTACACCGAAGCGGACGCGCCGAATCCGATCAATGTGTACGGCCTCTCGAAATGGAGAGGGGAACAGGCCGTTCTGGATTCGGGCGCCGACGCGCTTGTCGTCCGGACGGCATGGCTCTATGGGCATCACGGCAAGAATTTCGTGAAGTCGATTATCCGCGCCGCGCGCCGTGAAGAGAGCTTGAAAGTCGTGAACGATCAGCGAGGCTGTCCCACTTCCGCCGACGATCTGGCCTCCGCCATCGGAGTGCTCATGACGAAGAACGTGGGGGGGATCATTCATGTTACGAATCAAGGCGATTGTACGTGGCACGAATTTGCCGTGGCGATCGTGCAAGAAATCGGATTGCCGGTTCCCGTGGTTCCGATCACGACCGAGCAGGCGGGGCGTGCCGCCAAGCGGCCTCGGTTTTCGGTGTTAAACCAAGACCGCCTGCTGTCGTTGGGCATCGTGATGCCGAAATGGCGACAGTCTCTGGCGGCTTTCGTCACGGCCCAGGCCGAGGCCGGGCCCTGA